One Oscillospiraceae bacterium genomic region harbors:
- a CDS encoding helix-turn-helix domain-containing protein, translating to MSENFPRLLALLRREKGVSQRLAASHLGISQALLSHYEKGAREPGLAFVVRACDYYGVSADFLLGRSMLRDGAEPDAEDLHDASADKDNRLRSGVSAVLHKKLLINSVGLLFALLGQLGQKELIEAAAGYLGDAVYILFRHIYDRYGEHAELLFPAPSEHFSLLVSADRALLEARLSSLLRDLPRAAPRPVLSQDQLTRDHPLLYQSLFMLLQQATNRLSSLAE from the coding sequence ATGTCTGAGAATTTTCCGCGTCTCTTGGCACTCCTGCGCCGGGAAAAGGGCGTGAGCCAGCGCCTGGCCGCTTCGCATCTCGGCATCTCCCAGGCGCTCCTCTCTCACTACGAAAAGGGCGCGCGCGAGCCCGGCCTCGCCTTTGTCGTGCGCGCGTGTGACTACTACGGTGTGTCGGCCGACTTCCTGTTGGGGCGTTCGATGCTGCGCGACGGCGCCGAACCCGACGCCGAGGACCTGCACGACGCCTCCGCCGACAAAGACAACCGGCTGCGGAGCGGCGTCTCCGCCGTGCTGCACAAAAAACTCCTCATCAATTCGGTCGGCCTGCTGTTCGCGCTGCTGGGGCAATTGGGGCAAAAAGAACTCATCGAAGCGGCGGCCGGCTATCTGGGCGACGCCGTCTACATCCTCTTTCGTCACATTTACGACCGGTATGGCGAGCACGCCGAGCTGCTCTTCCCGGCGCCTTCCGAACATTTTTCGCTGCTGGTCAGCGCCGACCGCGCGCTGCTGGAGGCGCGCCTGTCCTCTCTGCTGCGCGATCTCCCGCGCGCCGCCCCGCGACCCGTTCTCTCTCAGGATCAGCTCACCCGCGACCACCCGCTCCTCTACCAGTCTCTCTTCATGCTGCTCCAGCAGGCGACGAATCGGCTGTCGTCACTCGCAGAGTGA
- the pduL gene encoding phosphate propanoyltransferase: MSIIIEGSARHVHVTREDLETLFGAGYRLHSKRELSQPGEFLSEEKVRVEGPRGAIDRISILGPERKATQVELSLTDARVLGLTPPIRESGQLAGSAGCRVVGPAGAVELTEGAIIAKRHIHVTPEDAEAQGLKNQDIVSVCVEGERALTFGEVVVRVSPKFRTRMHLDFDEMNAAGLSGETTGTVVAG, translated from the coding sequence TTGTCGATTATCATTGAGGGGTCGGCCCGCCATGTCCATGTGACGCGCGAGGATCTGGAGACCCTGTTTGGCGCCGGGTATCGCCTGCACAGCAAACGCGAACTCTCGCAGCCGGGGGAATTTCTGTCGGAGGAGAAGGTGCGTGTGGAGGGGCCCCGCGGGGCCATCGACCGCATTTCCATTTTGGGGCCGGAGCGCAAGGCCACGCAGGTGGAGTTGTCGCTGACGGACGCCCGCGTCCTGGGGCTGACGCCGCCGATCCGCGAGAGCGGGCAGCTCGCCGGGAGCGCCGGCTGCCGCGTCGTCGGTCCGGCCGGGGCGGTGGAGCTGACCGAGGGAGCCATCATCGCCAAGCGCCATATCCATGTGACGCCGGAGGATGCGGAGGCCCAGGGTCTCAAAAATCAGGACATTGTCTCCGTGTGCGTGGAGGGAGAAAGGGCGCTCACCTTCGGTGAGGTCGTCGTGCGCGTTTCCCCAAAATTTCGTACGCGGATGCATCTCGACTTCGACGAGATGAACGCCGCCGGTTTGTCCGGCGAGACAACGGGCACGGTCGTCGCCGGCTGA